A section of the Malania oleifera isolate guangnan ecotype guangnan chromosome 2, ASM2987363v1, whole genome shotgun sequence genome encodes:
- the LOC131148045 gene encoding scarecrow-like protein 14, protein MPISGSSATAPMDPHVSSTPTSSNPFINHNESVFLFQRGVQEASKFLQNIDLEKSKCTWLPKCKGGDADEPEAKNDHESLRDDESIMFFRRGVKEASKLLLVIDLGNYYSALPPGSKEPDDGTGKNNHDKEETDAEGGRSNKQLAVRAEEEELSEMLEKVFLFPEDDKEQQACTAAHEVQQTGQYKLLLQNKQPCGFKVGVFARKRRSTKVVELKVLLFLCAQAIIDTNWKAAHEMLKEIRQYSSPFGDGTQRISHHFADGIEARLAGVGNQIYRTWYSKRPSPDAMLKSYQAFASAYPFRRISLYFANHNILGVTNGATKIHIIDFGIQLGFQWPIIVLDLLARVGGPPKLCITGLEIPLARFWRAQKVGEMGRGMAKYFERFDIPFEYNAINKKWDTIQIEDLNIDKDEVIAVNCLYEFENHLPDDTIAPKSQRNIVLNLIKKMNPNIFIHAINNGFFNDPFFFPRFQKAFYHYSTLFDMMDTIFTHENLGRMMFEQEFFRREVLNIIACDGLERVVRPETYKHWHAQNMKVGFRPLPLNRELMKTLKEKVVSNYHKDFLIEKDGHWMLLGWKGQILQALSCWVIKEP, encoded by the coding sequence ATGCCCATCAGTGGGAGTTCTGCCACTGCGCCTATGGACCCTCATGTAAGTTCAACACCTACTTCTTCAAATCCTTTTATTAACCACAACGAGTCTGTATTTCTGTTTCAAAGAGGGGTACAGGAAGCTAGTAAGTTCCTTCAAAACATTGATTTGGAGAAGTCTAAGTGCACGTGGCTTCCAAAGTGCAAGGGCGGCGACGCTGATGAGCCGGAGGCGAAGAATGATCACGAGTCATTGAGAGATGATGAGTCCATAATGTTTTTTAGGAGAGGGGTTAAGGAAGCTAGTAAACTCCTTCTAGTTATTGATTTGGGCAACTATTACTCTGCTCTACCACCAGGATCCAAGGAGCCCGACGATGGAACGGGGAAGAATAATCATGACAAGGAGGAAACAGATGCAGAAGGAGGGAGGAGTAACAAGCAGCTGGCGGTTCGTGCAGAAGAGGAGGAGTTGTCGGAGATGCTCGAAAAGGTTTTTCTCTTTCCTGAGGATGATAAGGAGCAGCAGGCGTGTACTGCTGCTCATGAAGTTCAGCAGACTGGACAATACAAGTTGTTGCTTCAGAATAAGCAACCATGTGGATTTAAGGTTGGGGTGTTTGCGAGGAAAAGGAGAAGTACAAAAGTGGTGGAATTGaaggttcttctttttctttgtgcCCAGGCCATAATTGATACTAATTGGAAGGCTGCACATGAAATGTTGAAGGAGATTAGGCAGTACTCTTCTCCTTTTGGGGATGGAACTCAAAGGATTAGCCATCATTTTGCCGATGGTATTGAGGCACGATTGGCAGGAGTTGGGAATCAAATTTATCGTACCTGGTACTCTAAGAGACCGTCGCCCGACGCTATGTTGAAATCTTATCAGGCATTTGCTTCGGCCTACCCATTCAGAAGGATTAGTTTATATTTTGCGAACCATAACATTTTGGGTGTAACTAACGGAGCAACAAAGATTCACATTATAGATTTTGGTATACAACTTGGATTCCAATGGCCCATCATTGTGCTTGATCTCTTAGCGAGAGTTGGTGGGCCTCCCAAACTTTGCATTACAGGACTTGAGATCCCTCTAGCTAGATTTTGGAGAGCACAAAAAGTTGGGGAGATGGGACGTGGTATGGCAAAGTATTTTGAGCGCTTTGATATTCCATTTGAGTACAATGCTATCAATAAGAAATGGGATACTATTCAAATTGAAGACCTTAATATTGACAAAGACGAGGTCATTGCTGTAAATTGCCTATACGAATTTGAGAATCATCTACCTGATGACACAATAGCACCAAAGAGTCAAAGGAACATTGTTCTAAACTTAATCAAGAAGATGAATCCTAATATATTCATCCATGCTATTAATAATGGGTTTTTCAATGACCCCTTCTTTTTCCCTCGATTTCAGAAAGCATTCTACCACTACTCGACATTGTTTGATATGATGGATACTATCTTTACCCATGAAAATCTAGGAAGGATGATGTTTGAGCAAGAGTTTTTTAGGCGCGAAGTTTTGAATATTATAGCATGTGATGGTTTAGAAAGAGTTGTAAGGCCTGAAACATACAAGCATTGGCATGCTCAAAATATGAAGGTTGGGTTTAGGCCGCTTCCGCTAAATAGGGAACTCATGAAGACATTAAAAGAAAAGGTAGTATCTAACTACCACAAGGATTTTCTGATTGAGAAAGATGGCCATTGGATGCTATTGGGATGGAAAGGCCAAATTTTACAAGCTCTCTCTTGTTGGGTTATAAAGGAACCCTAG